The Equus przewalskii isolate Varuska unplaced genomic scaffold, EquPr2 ChrUn-12, whole genome shotgun sequence genomic interval TCTTTATATGTCAGAAGTCCCTAATAAATGTTAGAATTGAATGTGCTGTCCTGTGACCTCTTCCCTTATTGCCCCCATGCCCAGTATTCTTATACTCCTCTGTTCCCCATCACCATACCCTCCTCCTAGGCTGCCCCACATACATGGATGTTGTCATCGTCTTGGATGGGTCCAACAGCATCTATCCCTGGTCTGAAGTTCGGACTTTCCTACGAAGACTGGTAGGGAGACTGTTTATTGACCCAGAGCAAATACAGGTAAGAGAAGGCAATATGGGTGGGCTTggaggggaagagacagagagagaggagataaatGTAGGTAGTGTCTTCAGTAGTATCCTGGtgctcttctcccctcctttacatattttcttctccCCCTACAACCACACCTTCCATTTGAATGCACACTTTATTCTCAGGTGGGACTGGTACAGTATGGGGAGAGCCCTGTACATGAGTGGTCCCTGGGAGATTTCCGAACCAAggaagaagtggtgagagcagcaAGGAACCTGAGTCGGCGGGAGGGACGAGAAACAAAGACTGCCCAAGCAATAATGGTGGCCTGGTGAGGCATTGGGAGGGGAGTGTGGGAGGCCTGAGTGAGGAGGGCCTAGAAGGGTTATGGGAGGGTTTGGAGTGCAGTGTTTACATCCCAAGATGTTTTGCTTCCTTATCTTTGTGTCCAAACTAGAGGTGGGTCGGGGAATACTAAGTTGGCTGTCATTGCACTCTCTCTCAACGCATTTCCACAAAGAATCTATGTCTGTGTCTCTCcatatttctgctttatttatctCTGCAGACAGAACTCTCTATTGCTTCATTCCCACTTTGATCTTGGTACTCAGGCTTTCCACCACTCATGTCCTAGCCTACTTTCCAAATGTGATTCAAAACTTATCTCTAGGAAGACTCCCCTGACCTGGTCATTCTCCTTTGTTCTACATTCCCTTAATATTTATCCTCCCAAAtgtaatatttgctgaataagactataaatgaatggattttatACTTATTTGCTACTTATTTATAGTTATTTGCCACTCTCTATGTTCTATGACATTCAAACACTTGAGCTCTTACTGTATGCCAGTGTCCATGCTAGACACTGTTGGGGAGACGGACTAAAAAGGCAAGATGTCTGACCTCAGTGAACTGCTGACAGTGTTGAgtcctgtgtgtgcgtgtgtgtgtgtgtgtgcgtgtgcatgtatcTGCATACATTTGGTCACATctcactcctttctctcttttctcagcaCAGAAGGATTCAATCAGTCCCATGGGGGCCGACCAGAGGCTGCCAGGCTACTGGTGGTTGTCACTGATGGAGAATCACATGATGGAGAGGAGCTTCCCACAGCACTAAAGGCCTGTGAGGCTGGAAGAGTGACACGCTATGGGATTGCAGTGAGAATCTACCCTGGATCTGGAAAGATGGAAGGGGGTGGGGACTGTGACATTGAGGAGTGGGAACCTCAGGGAAATGAGCATTAACTGCTTCCCAGAAGTCAGccatatttcctttccttcacttTAGTTGGCTGTGTTCTGTACCAGCTCTGACATCTCACTCCACACAGCTAACAGACCCCACCTTGATCTCCTGATACTAGGTCCTTGGTCACTACCTCCGGCGGCAGCGAGACCCAAGTTCTTTCCTGCGGGAAATCAGAGCCATTGCCAGTGATCCAGATGAGAGATTCTTCTTCAATGTTACAGATGAAGCTGCATTGACTGACATTGTGGATGCACTAGGAGACCGGATTTTTGGCCTTGAGGGTAATGATTACCCTGGAGAAACTGGAGGGTAGAAGGAAGTGCAGGTGGGGTTCTGGAGTGAGTTCAGTAGGTCAAAGGGGGAACTGTCTTCCCTATTATAGCCTTGATATTTTCTCATGCTCAAGGGTCCcatggagaaaatgaaagctcCTTTGGGCTGGAAATGTCTCAGATTGGTTTTTCTACTCATCGACTAAAGGTTGGACAGAATCTGACCCCTCCGTGACCTCTTTCAACCTCTGACTCCTTCCAACATCTGACTCAGACAACTTCAACCCCAGGGCTTCTCTAGATTCCTCCTTTAACTAATGTCCATGCTGACCTTCCCATGCCTTTCCAACTGACCCCAGCATATCCTCAGTGACCCTCTCATTCCTAGAGAtgttttctccttattctccACTCTCTTTTCAGTGATCCCATCTGGTTCTGCCCTACAGGATGGGATTCTCTTTGGTATGGTAGGGGCCTATGACTGGGGGGGCTCAGTGCTATGGCTTGAAGAAGGTCACCGCATTTTTCCCTCACGAACGGCCCTGGAGGATGAGTTCCCCCCTGCATTGCAGAACCATGCTGCCTACCTGGGTGAGTAGCGGAGAGTTGCAGAGGAttagggggtgggagtgggggaaatgcTTCCCCAGTAGAGGGGATGAGGTACTCTCTCTTAACTCATGTAGTTTCTCACTAATCTCCTGCAACTTTCCTTGGGACCTCCTTCTGTGCCTTTAGGGAACTCTTCCACTGACCCCATCTTCTTTCCCTTTTACCTCTGATTCCTTGCCCACTTCTAGGTTACTCTGTTTCCTCCATGCTCTTGCGGGGCGGACGCCGCTTCTTTCTCTCAGGGGCTCCTCGGTTTAGACATCGAGGAAAGGTCATCGCCTTCCAGCTTAAGAAAGATGGGGCTATGAGGGTCGCCCAGAGCCTACAGGGGGAGCAGGTATGGCATCCAAGGGAGAGGTGGGATTCTTGGATCCTGAGGGACCTCCAGGCTGTGGGGCAAGAGGGTGAAGGGGCAAGAGAGGGGCCTGAAAAGTCTGTGCTGAATTCCTATTGGCAGCGTCCGTCAAGGGTGTGAGGTCCAGATTGGCAGGCTGGTGGGTGCTTCCCACTTGTCCACAAtcaccttctcttttctctggggTCACTACTACACACCACTCCCCAGATTGGCTCGTACTTTGGCAGTGAGCTCTGCCCATTGGATATGGATGGGGATGGAACAACTGATGTCTTACTTGTGGCTGCCCCCATGTTCCTGGGACCCCAGAACAAAGAGACAGGACGTGTTTATGTGTATCTAGTGGGCCAGGTAAGTCTTGCTGGGATCCTCTAGAACTTGTTTGTAGAaggtagagggagggaggggaggcacaTACATTTGAGGGCTGGCTGAGAGGTTGGGAACTGTGAGATCAGCATCTTCTGTCTTCTCCCCACTTCCACCAGCAGTCCTTGCTGACACTCCAGGGAACACTTCAGCCAGAGCCCCCCCAAGATGCTCGGTTTGGCTTTGCCATGGGTGCCCTTCCTGATCTGAACCAAGATGGTTTTGCTGATGTGGCTGTGGGGGCCCCCCTGGAGGATGGGCACCATGGAGCACTGTACCTATATCATGGAACTCAGAGTGGAGTCAAGCCCCGTCCTGCCCAGGTCAGGAGTGCCCAGAAAAAGCAGGGGCATAGTaggaagaaggggaagggaggtgtgCCCTTTGCTTATCAATGGTCCCCTGGTCTTGAGACCCAAACTGAACAAGTGCTTTTTAATCAGTAGGCGAAAAGTGAGGTGGTGGGTAGGATACAGGTTGCTGTACTATAGACTCCTGAACGCAAGCAAGTTTCTCTTATTCCTTCCCATGCCTAATGGGAGAATTAGAAAGAGCCAGGTGGGAGGTCTGGGAAACCAGGCGTGTGTGTCCCTGCTCagtctcccctctcttcctctcagcgGATTGCTGCGATCTCCATGCCACAGACCCTTAGCTACTTTGGCCGAAGTGTAGATGGCCGGCTAGATCTGGATGGAGATGACCTGGTAGATGTGGCTGTGGGTGCCCAAGGGGCAGCCATCCTGCTCAGGTGAGTGGTGCCAGCTCAGGTAGCAATGGACAGCATAGCATAGCTGTTAAAAGCAAGGGCCTTGGAGTCACAGACTTAGATTTGGATTTTTTGATCAActtactctgtgcctcagtttcctaatttataaaatggagattatagtAGTAACTACCTTACTggcttgttgtaaggattaaatgtgataatccatgtaaagatcttaacacagtgcctagcacatggcaAGTGCTtattaaatgttagctattatcttACTTTTGTCAGAAGGTCCAGGGGAGCTTGACACAAGGGCATCTAGCccctcattctttcctttgaCCTCAGGGAGGGAAACACTGGGAACTGCCTTTCTCAAAGGGCTTTTCTCCTACTGTTAGAATTTCTTTCCCACCCTGTTCCCAGCTCGCGGCCCATTGTCCACCTGGCCCCTACACTAGATGTGACCCCACCAGCCATCAGTGTGGTTCAGAGGGACTGCAGGCGTCGAGGTCAGGAGGCAGCTTGCCTATCTGCAGCCCTTTGCTTCCAAGTGACCTCCCGCACTCCTGGCCACTGGGATCGCCGATTTTGTAAGTGACTAGAGTGCATCGTAAGCAACTCTCAACTCCTTGCCTGCCTTGGTCTCTGGACCCCTCTCCACCCTCAATCTTGCCTGCCCCATTCAGATATGCGGTTCACAGCATCACTGGATGAGTGGACAGCTGGGGCACGTGCAGCGTTTGATGGCTCTGGCCAGAGGCTGTCTTCTCGGAGGCTCCGGCTCAGTGTGGGGAATGTCACTTGTGAGCAGCTGCACTTCCATGTGCTGGTGAGGAGGGGACAGGAACTGCTTTGCATCAGGGGCTGGGAGTGAGGGGAAGGCTGGATCAGAGAGGGAATTTCTGCTGGATGGGCAAGAAAGCTGAAGCCAGGAAAGTGAGAAAGTTCAGACTTTGGAATCAGGctgatctgggtttgaatctcagctctgcctcttaccaCCTGTGAACTCTGGCAAGTCACATATAACCtgcaaacctcagtttccttgcctgcAAAGAGGGGATAATAGTAGTAATTACTACGTCATTGAAGTTGTATTggaattaaatgtaattttattgatAAAACCTTAGGACAGTGTGCAGCACACAGAAAGTGCCCAGTAAATGATCACTGTAATTATCACGTTCTGCCAGGGGCCTGGGTTGTACCCTTAACCCTGGGTCCCCATGATCCTTGACTCTGGTTTCCCTCAGGATACATCAGATTACCTCCGGCCAGTGGCTTTGACTGTGACTTTTGCTTTGGACAACACCACAAAGCCAGGACCTGTGCTGGATGAGGCCTCATTTACCTCCATACAAAAGCTGGTCAGCAGTGCCAAaccctgctctgccactgggtCCCACACTGTCCTTCTCAATGAATTcaagaggaaggggaaggaggagacatGAGATCCTGGTGAAATCTGGCCTGAGCACCcactcttctcttttcacttttcccttaattctattcctttctccttGCATTCCTCTCACCCTCagccccttctctttcctctaggTGCCTTTCTCAAAGGATTGTGGCCCTGATAATGAATGTATCACAGACCTGGTGCTTCGGGTTAATATGGACATCAGAGGCTCCAGGTGGGATGGACATGAACTGGCCAAACCAGGGTGACACCTTAGACAGACTGGAAGGGACTTGGAGGGTTGTCTCTTGCTCAGGAAAACAGAAGTGAGGCTTTTGGCACCCCTTCAACTCCTGGGCTCTCCCTTATCCACCACTCCTAGGAAGGACCCGTTCATGGTTCGAGGCGGTCGGCAGAAAGTGCTGGTGTCAGCAGCTctggagaacagaaaggaaaatgcgTACAACACTAGCCTGAGTCTCAGCTTCTCTAGAAACCTCCACCTGGCCAGTTTCACTCCTCAGGTGCCCTTAGGGGAGGGGATTTGGGATGAgtcaaggaaggaggaagaagagggggtATTGGCCTCCCCTGCGAGGGGTTCTAGAGAAAGGCTCAGTGTTTAAAGGCTATGGGCAGGAGAGCAGTTGCAGCCCTAGCTCCAGCCTCCACCCCCATTCCTCTGCTCTCAGAGGGACAGCCCAGTGAAGGTGGAATGTACAGCTCCTTCCTCTCATGCCCGGCTCTGCAGTGTGGGGCATCCTGTCTTTCAGACTGGAGCCAAGGTAAGTTGGGGCCCAGAATGAGAAAGGGGCTCTGAGAGAGCAGGGGCTGGAATCTCTGGGGCCTGGGAGTTTAGGGAAGAAGGCACACATAGGGCTCCTGTTCCACTGTAGTTGCCCCATGAAGAGGAATCTACCATGACCCCATGTCTCCTACCCTTAGGTGACTTTTCAGCTAGAGTTTGAGTTTAGCTGCTCCTCCCTCCTAAGCCAGGTCCTTGTGAGGCTGACTGCCACCAGGTGAGAAAAAAGGGAACTTACTCCCAGCCCTCTCCTTTTGGGTCTTGGTGGGAAAGGGGATGGGGATGGATTGTATACAGTATTGACTCCTCTACTCCAGAGAGGGGTGATTGAGACAGGGCTGGGATGTGAGCCTCTCTCTCTGACCCCACAGCAACAGCCTGGAGAGAAATGGGACCCTTCAAGACAACACAGCCCAGACTTCAGCCTACATCCAATATGAGCCTCACCTCCTATTCTCTAGGTATGGCTCAGCTCCTTGCTGGGACCCTGTTCTGACCCTAGACTCATACTCCTTatgtttccttcctctccctccaagtGCTTCAGTCTTCCCCAAAACTCAAACCCTTGGGGCTGCTTCATCTTTTTGCCCTCAGTCCCACTCATGTTGAACCTTCTCTTTTAAACATCTTACTTTCCTATGCATAGGTATACCTATACATCCTAGGTAGAGGGctttgctgggccctggggattGGAGCTGGGGTGAAGGGATATGGGATGTGGCCATAAAGTTTGTACTGAGTCTATGTCATGTCCCATTTCTATCCATGTGCTGGCTCTGCCTTCCCTGAATCCATGTCTGTGTGCTGATCTTGTGTCCCTGGGTCTATGTCATGGCTGTGACCATGTACTTCCTGACTTGGTGTTCACGCAGTGAGTCTACTCTACACCGCTATGAGGTTCACCCATATGGGACCCTTCCAGTGGGTCCTGGCCCCGAATTCAAAACTACTCTTAGGGTGAGAAGCTAGAGGGGCCTTGGCATGagcaaggggagggagaggagtccTGGAAAAAGGATGGGAAGAGTCTCTTTTAGATTTCGGTGGTATCCAGGATAAAGGGGAATAGATGAGGAAGAGTCTTCTTTTGTCTCCCACCTCTTCCCATTCCAATCTGCCTCTTAGGTTCAGAACCTGGGCTGCTATGTGATCAGCGGCCTCATCATCTCAGccctccttccagctgtggcccATGGGGGCAATTACTTCCTGTCACTGTCTCAAGTCATCAGTAACAATGTGAGTCTGGGCTAGGGGTATGTGGAACCCTGCCACCTTGATCTGGTAGACTCACCCAGCTCCCTATCTGCTGGATCACTGCTCTCAGGGCTCCTTCCCCTGGGGGACCTTTCTTTTACATATGTGGCttcttttagaagaaagaaagggattaCCCAGAGAAGAACTACAAGAGTGTAGGGAGTATGCTCCTGCTCAGCCTGGAGTGGCTAGCCTCTCACCATCGAGAAGGTCCCTTAAGTTGAATATTCCTCTAGGCAAGCTGCACAGTGCACAACCTAACTGAGCCTCCAGGACCCCCTTTGCATCCAGAGGAGCTTCAGCACACAAGCAGACTGGTATGAGTCACAAGAAGGTGAAGGTGTCCAGAGTGGgatgcaggggtgggggcagtagAATTTGGAGCCTTGGGGTTGGGACCAGAGCCTGGAGTGGGGAGGCCGGGATCTTTCCATCTCAGGGTCTTGATCGTTCTTTCTCTTTTGGTAGAATGGGAGCAATACTCGGTGTCAAGTTGTGAGGTGCCACCTTGGGCGGCTGGCAAAGGGGACCGAGGTCTCTGTTGGACTACTAAGGCTGGTTCACAATGAATTTTTCCGGAGggtaaatcttttcttttctactactctcccctcctgctcctaTCTGGAACTTTAGCATAGGCTTTGGAGGTAGACAGACCCATATTAAAATTCTGGCTTTGTCTCCTACTAGCTGTtggaccttgagcaagttgtttTATCTCTTTAAGCTTCTTTCACCTCATCTCTAAAACAAGGAAGAGAATATCTACTTTATGGGGTTGttgtaaagaataaatgaatggtgaGATAGACTCATTAAAAACTAGTTATTATCCttgtattttcctccttttatcaTCCCTTAGTGCTGTATCAATAATCAATTAACATTTATAGCATACGTAAATTCAATCAATGAATAATCCAAGTGCCTACTATATATAAGAGGCTCTGTATTAGGTAGACACTGAGGAGAATATCCCCAACATTTAGCACCATGCCTAACTCATTGTAGTGActtaatacatttttgttaaatgaatgaataaatagttgATATTACATGCAGTGTATGTATTAGAGGTTAGTGGGAAGTAAGATTGTGTAGTTGAGAGGATCTAGATTATGAAAATTCTCTAAAGCTAGGGAGATGAAATTGGACTTAATATGATAGATAGTCAGGAGTTTGTGAGTTCCTGAGCGGGGAAATTACATCCTAATTATGACAGCTATTTAGTATTAGGGGTTTATATTGTGCTTTCCTGTGTACCATCTACTTTGAATAACATAAGATCCTTGGGATGTAGGCATATGTGTTAGGGAAGTTAAATCTGACCAACCATCCCTTTCTAAGTCtggttctctttatctctctttggtatctccttttttattcatttattctttcaacaaagatttattgagaaaCCACTATGTACTTGGCATTGTGCTAGGCACCAGGCACGAGGGACACATAAATTAGTAAGACATAGCCCTTGACCTCAAGGATTTCTCACCTCAGTGGTGAAAGGTAGAGAAATAAATAGAACGTTCTAATCTGATCCAGAATGGTGGGGTTAGGAGGAAACACCTCCCTAATTCCCAGAGGGGATGACATCTAAACTTCAACCTAAATGAGGGGTAGGGGTTATCCAAAGAAAGGGGAGTTGAATATATTTCAGGTAGAGCAAACAGCATATACGAAGGGCCAGAGGCTTTCCATCTAttactcttcctctctttccccattAGTCTCCAACCTTTTCTTCTGGTCTTGAGGGTCCTAGAAGTTGTGCCTCTCAGCTTCATCTTTGCTGTTGGGCCTCAAAGAGCTGTACCACCTGATGATGgctcactttattatttttttaatttatgttttattgcagtaacattggtttataacatcatataactttcaggtgtacatcgtaatatatttcgaattatgtgtaaattacatcatgttcaccacccaaagaccaattataatccatccccacacacgtGCTTAATCAcgcctttctccttcctcccctgcccctcccctctggtgaccactaatccaatctctgttgctctgtgtttgtctttgttttagtcttctacttatgagtgagagcatatggtatttgactttctccctctgacttgtttcacttagcataataccctcaaggtccattcatgttgtcacagatggccggatttcatcatttcttatggctgagtagtattccattgtgtatatataacacatcttctttatccattcattgcttgatgggcacctaggttgcttccaagtgttggatattgtgaataatgctgtgatgaacataggagtgcatgtatctttatgcatttgtgttttcaagttctttggataaatatccagcagtggaatacctggatcatatgatagatctattcttaattttctcagtaaattccctccatactgttttctatagtggctgcaccagtttgcactcccaccagcagtgtatgagggttgccttctctccacatcctctccaacacttattgtttccagtcttgttaattatggccattctgacgcggtacctcattgtagttttattttttttgtttttgaggaagattagccctgagctaactactgccaatcctcctcttttcgctgaggaagcctggccctgagctaacatctgtgcccatcttcctctactttatacgtgggatacctaccacagcatggcttttgccaagtggtgccatgtccgcacccgggatccgaaccagcgaactctgggctgctgagaagcggaacatgcgaacttaaccactgtgccaccgggccggccctctcattgtaattttgatttgcatttccctgatagttaatgatgttgaacatcttttcatgtgtctgttggccatgtgtatatcttctttgaagaaatgtctgttcagatcttttgccc includes:
- the ITGA10 gene encoding integrin alpha-10 isoform X1, with translation MELPLIPHLFLLLMFLTGLCFPFNLDVHRPRLFPGPPTAEFGYSVLQHVGGGRRWMLVGAPWDGPSGNRRGDIYRCPVGGSHNAPCAKGHLGDYPLGNSSRPAVNMHLGMSLLETDGDGGFMACAPLWSRACGSSVFSSGICARVDASFQLQGSLAPTAQRCPTYMDVVIVLDGSNSIYPWSEVRTFLRRLVGRLFIDPEQIQVGLVQYGESPVHEWSLGDFRTKEEVVRAARNLSRREGRETKTAQAIMVACTEGFNQSHGGRPEAARLLVVVTDGESHDGEELPTALKACEAGRVTRYGIAVLGHYLRRQRDPSSFLREIRAIASDPDERFFFNVTDEAALTDIVDALGDRIFGLEGSHGENESSFGLEMSQIGFSTHRLKDGILFGMVGAYDWGGSVLWLEEGHRIFPSRTALEDEFPPALQNHAAYLGYSVSSMLLRGGRRFFLSGAPRFRHRGKVIAFQLKKDGAMRVAQSLQGEQIGSYFGSELCPLDMDGDGTTDVLLVAAPMFLGPQNKETGRVYVYLVGQSLLTLQGTLQPEPPQDARFGFAMGALPDLNQDGFADVAVGAPLEDGHHGALYLYHGTQSGVKPRPAQRIAAISMPQTLSYFGRSVDGRLDLDGDDLVDVAVGAQGAAILLSSRPIVHLAPTLDVTPPAISVVQRDCRRRGQEAACLSAALCFQVTSRTPGHWDRRFYMRFTASLDEWTAGARAAFDGSGQRLSSRRLRLSVGNVTCEQLHFHVLDTSDYLRPVALTVTFALDNTTKPGPVLDEASFTSIQKLVPFSKDCGPDNECITDLVLRVNMDIRGSRKDPFMVRGGRQKVLVSAALENRKENAYNTSLSLSFSRNLHLASFTPQRDSPVKVECTAPSSHARLCSVGHPVFQTGAKVTFQLEFEFSCSSLLSQVLVRLTATSNSLERNGTLQDNTAQTSAYIQYEPHLLFSSESTLHRYEVHPYGTLPVGPGPEFKTTLRVQNLGCYVISGLIISALLPAVAHGGNYFLSLSQVISNNASCTVHNLTEPPGPPLHPEELQHTSRLNGSNTRCQVVRCHLGRLAKGTEVSVGLLRLVHNEFFRRAKFKSLTVVSTFELGTEEGSVLQLTEASRWSESLLEVIQTRPVLISLWILIGSVLGGLLLLALLVFCLWKLGFFARKKIPKEEKREEKLEQ
- the ITGA10 gene encoding integrin alpha-10 isoform X3 — translated: MELPLIPHLFLLLMFLTGLCFPFNLDVHRPRLFPGPPTAEFGYSVLQHVGGGRRWMLVGAPWDGPSGNRRGDIYRCPVGGSHNAPCAKGHLGDYPLGNSSRPAVNMHLGMSLLETDGDGGFMACAPLWSRACGSSVFSSGICARVDASFQLQGSLAPTAQRCPTYMDVVIVLDGSNSIYPWSEVRTFLRRLVGRLFIDPEQIQVGLVQYGESPVHEWSLGDFRTKEEVVRAARNLSRREGRETKTAQAIMVACTEGFNQSHGGRPEAARLLVVVTDGESHDGEELPTALKACEAGRVTRYGIAVLGHYLRRQRDPSSFLREIRAIASDPDERFFFNVTDEAALTDIVDALGDRIFGLEGSHGENESSFGLEMSQIGFSTHRLKDGILFGMVGAYDWGGSVLWLEEGHRIFPSRTALEDEFPPALQNHAAYLGYSVSSMLLRGGRRFFLSGAPRFRHRGKVIAFQLKKDGAMRVAQSLQGEQQSLLTLQGTLQPEPPQDARFGFAMGALPDLNQDGFADVAVGAPLEDGHHGALYLYHGTQSGVKPRPAQRIAAISMPQTLSYFGRSVDGRLDLDGDDLVDVAVGAQGAAILLSSRPIVHLAPTLDVTPPAISVVQRDCRRRGQEAACLSAALCFQVTSRTPGHWDRRFYMRFTASLDEWTAGARAAFDGSGQRLSSRRLRLSVGNVTCEQLHFHVLDTSDYLRPVALTVTFALDNTTKPGPVLDEASFTSIQKLVPFSKDCGPDNECITDLVLRVNMDIRGSRKDPFMVRGGRQKVLVSAALENRKENAYNTSLSLSFSRNLHLASFTPQRDSPVKVECTAPSSHARLCSVGHPVFQTGAKVTFQLEFEFSCSSLLSQVLVRLTATSNSLERNGTLQDNTAQTSAYIQYEPHLLFSSESTLHRYEVHPYGTLPVGPGPEFKTTLRVQNLGCYVISGLIISALLPAVAHGGNYFLSLSQVISNNASCTVHNLTEPPGPPLHPEELQHTSRLNGSNTRCQVVRCHLGRLAKGTEVSVGLLRLVHNEFFRRAKFKSLTVVSTFELGTEEGSVLQLTEASRWSESLLEVIQTRPVLISLWILIGSVLGGLLLLALLVFCLWKLGFFARKKIPKEEKREEKLEQ
- the ITGA10 gene encoding integrin alpha-10 isoform X5, translated to MELPLIPHLFLLLMFLTGLCFPFNLDVHRPRLFPGPPTAEFGYSVLQHVGGGRRWMLVGAPWDGPSGNRRGDIYRCPVGGSHNAPCAKGHLGDYPLGNSSRPAVNMHLGMSLLETDGDGGFMACAPLWSRACGSSVFSSGICARVDASFQLQGSLAPTAQRCPTYMDVVIVLDGSNSIYPWSEVRTFLRRLVGRLFIDPEQIQVGLVQYGESPVHEWSLGDFRTKEEVVRAARNLSRREGRETKTAQAIMVACTEGFNQSHGGRPEAARLLVVVTDGESHDGEELPTALKACEAGRVTRYGIAVLGHYLRRQRDPSSFLREIRAIASDPDERFFFNVTDEAALTDIVDALGDRIFGLEGSHGENESSFGLEMSQIGFSTHRLKDGILFGMVGAYDWGGSVLWLEEGHRIFPSRTALEDEFPPALQNHAAYLGYSVSSMLLRGGRRFFLSGAPRFRHRGKVIAFQLKKDGAMRVAQSLQGEQIGSYFGSELCPLDMDGDGTTDVLLVAAPMFLGPQNKETGRVYVYLVGQQSLLTLQGTLQPEPPQDARFGFAMGALPDLNQDGFADVAVGAPLEDGHHGALYLYHGTQSGVKPRPAQRIAAISMPQTLSYFGRSVDGRLDLDGDDLVDVAVGAQGAAILLSSRPIVHLAPTLDVTPPAISVVQRDCRRRGQEAACLSAALCFQVTSRTPGHWDRRFYMRFTASLDEWTAGARAAFDGSGQRLSSRRLRLSVGNVTCEQLHFHVLDTSDYLRPVALTVTFALDNTTKPGPVLDEASFTSIQKLVPFSKDCGPDNECITDLVLRVNMDIRGSRKDPFMVRGGRQKVLVSAALENRKENAYNTSLSLSFSRNLHLASFTPQRDSPVKVECTAPSSHARLCSVGHPVFQTGAKVTFQLEFEFSCSSLLSQVLVRLTATSNSLERNGTLQDNTAQTSAYIQYEPHLLFSSESTLHRYEVHPYGTLPVGPGPEFKTTLRVQNLGCYVISGLIISALLPAVAHGGNYFLSLSQVISNNASCTVHNLTEPPGPPLHPEELQHTSRLNGSNTRCQVVRCHLGRLAKGTEVSVGLLRLVHNEFFRRAKFKSLTVVSTFELGTEEGSVLQLTEASRWSESLLEVIQTRPVLISLWILIGSVLGGLLLLALLVFCLWKLGFFARKKIPKEEKREEKLEQ
- the ITGA10 gene encoding integrin alpha-10 isoform X4, which translates into the protein MELPLIPHLFLLLMFLTGLCFPFNLDVHRPRLFPGPPTAEFGYSVLQHVGGGRRWMLVGAPWDGPSGNRRGDIYRCPVGGSHNAPCAKGHLGDYPLGNSSRPAVNMHLGMSLLETDGDGGFMACAPLWSRACGSSVFSSGICARVDASFQLQGSLAPTAQRCPTYMDVVIVLDGSNSIYPWSEVRTFLRRLVGRLFIDPEQIQVGLVQYGESPVHEWSLGDFRTKEEVVRAARNLSRREGRETKTAQAIMVACTEGFNQSHGGRPEAARLLVVVTDGESHDGEELPTALKACEAGRVTRYGIAVLGHYLRRQRDPSSFLREIRAIASDPDERFFFNVTDEAALTDIVDALGDRIFGLEGSHGENESSFGLEMSQIGFSTHRLKDGILFGMVGAYDWGGSVLWLEEGHRIFPSRTALEDEFPPALQNHAAYLGYSVSSMLLRGGRRFFLSGAPRFRHRGKVIAFQLKKDGAMRVAQSLQGEQIGSYFGSELCPLDMDGDGTTDVLLVAAPMFLGPQNKETGRVYVYLVGQQSLLTLQGTLQPEPPQDARFGFAMGALPDLNQDGFADVAVGAPLEDGHHGALYLYHGTQSGVKPRPAQRIAAISMPQTLSYFGRSVDGRLDLDGDDLVDVAVGAQGAAILLSSRPIVHLAPTLDVTPPAISVVQRDCRRRGQEAACLSAALCFQVTSRTPGHWDRRFYMRFTASLDEWTAGARAAFDGSGQRLSSRRLRLSVGNVTCEQLHFHVLDTSDYLRPVALTVTFALDNTTKPGPVLDEASFTSIQKLVPFSKDCGPDNECITDLVLRVNMDIRGSRKDPFMVRGGRQKVLVSAALENRKENAYNTSLSLSFSRNLHLASFTPQRDSPVKVECTAPSSHARLCSVGHPVFQTGAKVTFQLEFEFSCSSLLSQVLVRLTATSNSLERNGTLQDNTAQTSAYIQYEPHLLFSSESTLHRYEVHPYGTLPVGPGPEFKTTLRVQNLGCYVISGLIISALLPAVAHGGNYFLSLSQVISNNASCTVHNLTEPPGPPLHPEELQHTSRLNGSNTRCQVVRCHLGRLAKGTEVSVGLLRLVHNEFFRRED